A region from the Triticum urartu cultivar G1812 chromosome 1, Tu2.1, whole genome shotgun sequence genome encodes:
- the LOC125519283 gene encoding uncharacterized protein LOC125519283 isoform X2, with product MPSRTPAEPAEAAVAALPKSGRHHRHRVTPPPPPSPDRPTTTAALHGHTATAAHSPNCAATATSCFILSITPLLLDHRRRRASILLCPPRPSFSAAMAFLLSHRRRESYARHRALPPSSSRPASWPGHHCAEQCHHAQPSHHCRPSSSMMLLPSSSMLLPPSIQSPAPGSLRIELPRAHKLFVYIPQTKRYDATWEIVMHLRLVPPQDPVRLLSSAFLYAQQCVSPRRLPLLLLGTEMFHEIPLHLYVIFRDVP from the exons ATGCCGTCCCGAACACCGGCCGAACCAGCCGAAGCAGCCGTCGCCGCTCTCCCCAAATCGGGACGCCACCACCGTCACCGGGTCACGCCGCCACCACCGCCCTCCCCAGATCGCCCCACAACCACCGCCGCACTCCACGGTCACACCGCCACCGCCGCTCACTCCCCAAATTGCGCTGCCACTGCCACCTCGTGCTTCATCCTTTCTATTACACCCCTGCTCCTCGACCACCGACGGCGACGCGCATCCATCCTCCTCTGCCCCCCACGACCTTCCTTCTCTGCTGCCATGGCCTTCCTCCTCTCCCACCGCCGGCGTGAGAGCTACGCACGCCACCGCGCACTACCACCTTCCTCCTCCCGGCCGGCCTCCTGGCCCGGGCACCACTGTGCGGAGCAGTGCCACCACGCACAACCTAGTCATCACTGTCGCCCCTCTTCCTCCATGATGTTGTTGCCCTCTTCCTCCATGCTACTGCCACCTTCGATCCAGTCCCCTGCGCCTGGCAGTCTCCGCATTGAGCTACCCCGTGCACATAAACTGTTTGTGTATATACCCCAAACAAAAAG ATACGATGCTACCTGGGAAATTGTGATGCACCTTCGCTTGGTGCCGCCACAGGACCCAGTGCGCCTCCTGTCCTCTGCTTTTCTCTATGCGCAGCAATGTGTCTCACCCCGCCGATTGCCCCTGCTGCTGCTGGGAACAG AGATGTTCCATGAAATCCCACTACATCTATACGTCATCTTCcgagatgttccgtga
- the LOC125519283 gene encoding uncharacterized protein LOC125519283 isoform X1 yields MPSRTPAEPAEAAVAALPKSGRHHRHRVTPPPPPSPDRPTTTAALHGHTATAAHSPNCAATATSCFILSITPLLLDHRRRRASILLCPPRPSFSAAMAFLLSHRRRESYARHRALPPSSSRPASWPGHHCAEQCHHAQPSHHCRPSSSMMLLPSSSMLLPPSIQSPAPGSLRIELPRAHKLFVYIPQTKSHARYDATWEIVMHLRLVPPQDPVRLLSSAFLYAQQCVSPRRLPLLLLGTEMFHEIPLHLYVIFRDVP; encoded by the exons ATGCCGTCCCGAACACCGGCCGAACCAGCCGAAGCAGCCGTCGCCGCTCTCCCCAAATCGGGACGCCACCACCGTCACCGGGTCACGCCGCCACCACCGCCCTCCCCAGATCGCCCCACAACCACCGCCGCACTCCACGGTCACACCGCCACCGCCGCTCACTCCCCAAATTGCGCTGCCACTGCCACCTCGTGCTTCATCCTTTCTATTACACCCCTGCTCCTCGACCACCGACGGCGACGCGCATCCATCCTCCTCTGCCCCCCACGACCTTCCTTCTCTGCTGCCATGGCCTTCCTCCTCTCCCACCGCCGGCGTGAGAGCTACGCACGCCACCGCGCACTACCACCTTCCTCCTCCCGGCCGGCCTCCTGGCCCGGGCACCACTGTGCGGAGCAGTGCCACCACGCACAACCTAGTCATCACTGTCGCCCCTCTTCCTCCATGATGTTGTTGCCCTCTTCCTCCATGCTACTGCCACCTTCGATCCAGTCCCCTGCGCCTGGCAGTCTCCGCATTGAGCTACCCCGTGCACATAAACTGTTTGTGTATATACCCCAAACAAAAAG CCATGCCAGATACGATGCTACCTGGGAAATTGTGATGCACCTTCGCTTGGTGCCGCCACAGGACCCAGTGCGCCTCCTGTCCTCTGCTTTTCTCTATGCGCAGCAATGTGTCTCACCCCGCCGATTGCCCCTGCTGCTGCTGGGAACAG AGATGTTCCATGAAATCCCACTACATCTATACGTCATCTTCcgagatgttccgtga